From one Magnolia sinica isolate HGM2019 chromosome 18, MsV1, whole genome shotgun sequence genomic stretch:
- the LOC131233415 gene encoding large ribosomal subunit protein P1-like, with amino-acid sequence MSVGELACTYACLLLHDDGISITADKISAVVSAAGIEVESYWPGLFAKLVQKRSVEDLISNVGSGGGAAVAVSAPVAGGGGGAAAAAAPVVEEKKEEPKEESDDDMGFSLFD; translated from the exons ATGTCTGTTGGCGAACTCGCCTGCACCTACGCCTGCTTGCTTCTACATGACGATGGCATTTCCATCACG GCCGATAAGATATCCGCCGTTGTGAGCGCGGCTGGTATCGAGGTTGAGTCATACTGGCCAGGTCTCTTCGCTAAGCTCGTGCAGAAGAGGAGTGTTGAGGATCTCATCTCCAATGTTGGATCTG GAGGTGGCGCTGCGGTTGCAGTTTCTGCCCCTGTAGCAGGTGGAGGCGGCGGTGCAGCTGCTGCAGCTGCCCCGGTCGTTGAAGAAAAGAAG GAGGAACCTAAAGAAGAATCCGATGATGATATGGGCTTCAGTCTATTCGACTAA
- the LOC131232595 gene encoding uncharacterized protein LOC131232595 isoform X1 — protein MDLLQNYSEKSDSDDDSQQRQQPSAQTSPPSSPESSPSSSPLRISLPSKTSAPSVDDTMLALTVTSSNPSLRNLHKPIDPVQHAVTFNPTYDQLWAPIYGPAHPFAKDGIAQGMRNHKLGFVENAAIEPFVFDEQYNTFHKYGYAADPSASAGYNYVGDLDALRENDAISVYNIPQHEQKKRKLEKKALESEENEDAEVGPSVEDPASQEWLMKNRKSPWAGKKEGVQIELTEEQKKYAEEYAEKKAEKERGGGGDKPEFADKSTFHGKEEHDYQGRSWIAPPKDAKATNDHCYIPKRWVHTWSGHTKGVSAIRFFPKHGHLLLSAGMDTKVKIWDVFNSGKCMRTYMGHSKAVRDISFSNDGTKFLSAGYDKNIKYWDTETGKVISTFSTGKIPYVVKLNPDEDKQNILLAGMSDKKIVQWDMNSGEITQEYDQHLGAVNTITFVDNNRRFVTSSDDKSLRVWEFGIPVVIKYISEPHMHSMPSISLHPNSNWLAAQSLDNQILIYSTRERFQLNKKKRFAGHIAAGYACQVNFSPDGRFVMSGDGEGRCWFWDWKSCKVFRTLKCHEGVCIGCEWHPLEQSKVATCGWDGMIKYWD, from the exons ATGGATTTGCTACAAAATTACAGTGAAAAGAGCGATTCGGACGATGACTCACAACAACGGCAGCAACCATCAGCTCAAACTTCCCCTCCTTCATCTCCcgaatcttctccttcttcctccccTCTCCGAATCTCTCTCCCCTCCAAAACATCCGCACCGTCCGTCGACGACACCATGCTTGCACTGACCGTAACATCATCCAATCCAAGCCTTCGGAATCTCCACAAACCCATCGACCCTGTCCAGCATGCCGTCACCTTCAACCCCACCTACGATCAGCTCTGGGCCCCCATCTACGGCCCAGCCCACCCCTTCGCCAAAGACGGCATCGCCCAGGGCATGCGCAACCACAAGCTTGGCTTCGTTGAGAATGCTGCCATTGAGCCGTTTGTCTTTGACGAGCAGTACAATACGTTCCACAAGTACGGGTATGCCGCTGATCCATCTGCCTCCGCCGGCTATAATTATGTCGGCGACCTTGACGCCCTGCGGGAGAACGATGCTATCTCGGTGTATAACATTCCACAGCATGAGCAGAAGAAGCGGAAGCTTGAGAAGAAGGCGTTGGAGAGTGAGGAGAATGAGGATGCCGAAGTAGGGCCCAGCGTCGAAGACCCTGCATCGCAGGAGTGGCTGATGAAGAATCGGAAGAGCCCGTGGGCtgggaagaaggaaggagtgCAGATAGAGCTCACCGAGGAGCAAAAGAAGTACGCAGAAGAGTATGCTGAGAAGAAGGCTGAGAAGGAGAGAGGTGGGGGCGGGGACAAGCCCGAGTTTGCTGACAAGAGCACTTTCCACGGGAAAGAGGAGCACGACTATCAGGGGCGGTCATGGATTGCTCCCCCGAAAGATGCGAAAGCCACGAACGATCATTGCTACATTCCCAAgcggtgggtccacacgtggagTGGGCACACAAAGGGTGTTTCGGCAATCCGGTTCTTCCCAAAGCATGGGCATCTTCTCCTCTCAGCTGGCATGGATACAAAGGTCAAGATCTGGGATGTATTCAATTCAGGCAAGTGTATGCGTACTTACATGGGTCACTCGAAGGCAGTCCGTGATATCTCCTTCTCGAATGATGGGACCAAGTTCTTGAGTGCCGGCTATGACAAGAACATCAAGTATTGGGATACAGAGACAGGGAAGGTGATCTCAACTTTCTCTACAGGTAAAATCCCTTATGTGGTTAAGCTTAATCCAGACGAAGATAAGCAAAACATACTCCTCGCGGGTATGAGTGATAAGAAGATCGTTCAGTGGGATATGAACAGTGGAGAAATCACACAAGAGTATGATCAGCATTTGGGTGCAGTAAATACTATTACATTTGTGGACAACAACCGGAGGTTTGTTACTTCGAGTGATGACAAGTCCCTCCGTGTGTGGGAGTTTGGGATTCCCGTCGTTATTAAGTATATTAGCGAGCCTCATATGCATTCAATGCCTTCTATATCACTTCACCCCAATTCAAATTGGCTCGCGGCGCAGAGTTTAGACAATCAGATTCTCATCTATAGCACGAGGGAGAGGTTTCAACTCAACAAGAAGAAGAGGTTTGCGGGGCACATAGCAGCAGGCTATGCATGCCAGGTGAATttttcacctgatggacggtttgtcATGTCTGGAGATGGTGAGGGCAGATGCTGGTTTTGGGATTGGAAGAGTTGCAAAGTCTTTAGAACTTTGAAATGTCACGAAGGGGTTTGTATTGGATGTGAGTGGCATCCATTAGAGCAGAGCAAAGTTGCGACTTgcggctgggatgggatgatcaAGTACTG GGACTAA
- the LOC131232595 gene encoding uncharacterized protein LOC131232595 isoform X2, whose translation MDLLQNYSEKSDSDDDSQQRQQPSAQTSPPSSPESSPSSSPLRISLPSKTSAPSVDDTMLALTVTSSNPSLRNLHKPIDPVQHAVTFNPTYDQLWAPIYGPAHPFAKDGIAQGMRNHKLGFVENAAIEPFVFDEQYNTFHKYGYAADPSASAGYNYVGDLDALRENDAISVYNIPQHEQKKRKLEKKALESEENEDAEVGPSVEDPASQEWLMKNRKSPWAGKKEGVQIELTEEQKKYAEEYAEKKAEKERGGGGDKPEFADKSTFHGKEEHDYQGRSWIAPPKDAKATNDHCYIPKRWVHTWSGHTKGVSAIRFFPKHGHLLLSAGMDTKVKIWDVFNSGKCMRTYMGHSKAVRDISFSNDGTKFLSAGYDKNIKYWDTETGKVISTFSTGKIPYVVKLNPDEDKQNILLAGMSDKKIVQWDMNSGEITQEYDQHLGAVNTITFVDNNRRFVTSSDDKSLRVWEFGIPVVIKYISEPHMHSMPSISLHPNSNWLAAQSLDNQILIYSTRERFQLNKKKRFAGHIAAGYACQVNFSPDGRFVMSGDGEGRCWFWDWKSCKVFRTLKCHEGVCIGCEWHPLEQSKVATCGWDGMIKYW comes from the coding sequence ATGGATTTGCTACAAAATTACAGTGAAAAGAGCGATTCGGACGATGACTCACAACAACGGCAGCAACCATCAGCTCAAACTTCCCCTCCTTCATCTCCcgaatcttctccttcttcctccccTCTCCGAATCTCTCTCCCCTCCAAAACATCCGCACCGTCCGTCGACGACACCATGCTTGCACTGACCGTAACATCATCCAATCCAAGCCTTCGGAATCTCCACAAACCCATCGACCCTGTCCAGCATGCCGTCACCTTCAACCCCACCTACGATCAGCTCTGGGCCCCCATCTACGGCCCAGCCCACCCCTTCGCCAAAGACGGCATCGCCCAGGGCATGCGCAACCACAAGCTTGGCTTCGTTGAGAATGCTGCCATTGAGCCGTTTGTCTTTGACGAGCAGTACAATACGTTCCACAAGTACGGGTATGCCGCTGATCCATCTGCCTCCGCCGGCTATAATTATGTCGGCGACCTTGACGCCCTGCGGGAGAACGATGCTATCTCGGTGTATAACATTCCACAGCATGAGCAGAAGAAGCGGAAGCTTGAGAAGAAGGCGTTGGAGAGTGAGGAGAATGAGGATGCCGAAGTAGGGCCCAGCGTCGAAGACCCTGCATCGCAGGAGTGGCTGATGAAGAATCGGAAGAGCCCGTGGGCtgggaagaaggaaggagtgCAGATAGAGCTCACCGAGGAGCAAAAGAAGTACGCAGAAGAGTATGCTGAGAAGAAGGCTGAGAAGGAGAGAGGTGGGGGCGGGGACAAGCCCGAGTTTGCTGACAAGAGCACTTTCCACGGGAAAGAGGAGCACGACTATCAGGGGCGGTCATGGATTGCTCCCCCGAAAGATGCGAAAGCCACGAACGATCATTGCTACATTCCCAAgcggtgggtccacacgtggagTGGGCACACAAAGGGTGTTTCGGCAATCCGGTTCTTCCCAAAGCATGGGCATCTTCTCCTCTCAGCTGGCATGGATACAAAGGTCAAGATCTGGGATGTATTCAATTCAGGCAAGTGTATGCGTACTTACATGGGTCACTCGAAGGCAGTCCGTGATATCTCCTTCTCGAATGATGGGACCAAGTTCTTGAGTGCCGGCTATGACAAGAACATCAAGTATTGGGATACAGAGACAGGGAAGGTGATCTCAACTTTCTCTACAGGTAAAATCCCTTATGTGGTTAAGCTTAATCCAGACGAAGATAAGCAAAACATACTCCTCGCGGGTATGAGTGATAAGAAGATCGTTCAGTGGGATATGAACAGTGGAGAAATCACACAAGAGTATGATCAGCATTTGGGTGCAGTAAATACTATTACATTTGTGGACAACAACCGGAGGTTTGTTACTTCGAGTGATGACAAGTCCCTCCGTGTGTGGGAGTTTGGGATTCCCGTCGTTATTAAGTATATTAGCGAGCCTCATATGCATTCAATGCCTTCTATATCACTTCACCCCAATTCAAATTGGCTCGCGGCGCAGAGTTTAGACAATCAGATTCTCATCTATAGCACGAGGGAGAGGTTTCAACTCAACAAGAAGAAGAGGTTTGCGGGGCACATAGCAGCAGGCTATGCATGCCAGGTGAATttttcacctgatggacggtttgtcATGTCTGGAGATGGTGAGGGCAGATGCTGGTTTTGGGATTGGAAGAGTTGCAAAGTCTTTAGAACTTTGAAATGTCACGAAGGGGTTTGTATTGGATGTGAGTGGCATCCATTAGAGCAGAGCAAAGTTGCGACTTgcggctgggatgggatgatcaAGTACTGGTAA
- the LOC131232689 gene encoding granule-bound starch synthase 1, chloroplastic/amyloplastic-like isoform X2: MATVSASHFISRSSHPNCGGACDMEPKSFARNGASLKSQAMSFQGLRSLNKVDLLSMRANARAVSRQARRKGLNHENARPWGVIICGSGMNIIFVGTEVAPWSKTGGLGDVLGGLPPAMAANGHRVMTISPRYDQYKDAWDSGVLVELPIGDKIQTVRFFHCYKRGVDRVFVDHPIFLEKVWGKTGGKIYGPKTGDDYLDNQLRFSLLCRAALEAPRVLNLESSEFFSGPYGEDVVFVANDWHTALLPCYLKSVYQPNGIYESAKVVFCIHNIAYQGRFSFADYALLNLPNQFKSSFDFIDGYAKPVKGRKINWMKAGILESNKVLTVSPHYAEEVVSGEDRGVELDSFLRKTGIKGIVNGMDVQEWNPATDKYINVKYDATTVLDAKPVIKEALQAEVGLPVDRNIPLIGFIGRLEEQKGSDILAAAISGFTEDDVQIVVLGTGKKPMEKQLEELEVLYPDKARGVAKFNVPLAHLITAGADFMIVPSRFEPCGLIQLHAMRYGTVPIVASTGGLVDTVKEGFTGFHMGTFSVECEDVDPADVAAVVKTVKRACAVYSTPAFAEMINNCMAQDLSWKGPAKEWEEVLLGLEVEGSEAGIDGEEIAPLAKENVATP; this comes from the exons ATGGCAACAGTCAGTGCCTCCCACTTCATATCGAGAAGCTCCCATCCTAACTGTGGAGGAGCATGTGATATGGAGCCAAAATCATTTGCAAGAAATGGAGCATCCCTGAAGAGCCAAGCCATGTCTTTCCAGGGGTTAAGGTCTCTGAATAAAGTGGATCTGTTAAGCATGCGAGCCAATGCAAGAGCAGTGTCCAGACAAGCTCGGAGGAAGGGGTTGAATCATGAGAATGCCAGACCATGGGGAGTCATCATATGTGGAAGTGGAATGAACATTATCTTTGTAGGGACAGAGGTAGCTCCATGGAGCAAAACTGGGGGACTTGGTGATGTTCTTGGAGGACTGCCCCCAGCCATGGCG GCCAATGGACATCGGGTCATGACAATCTCTCCACGGTACGATCAGTACAAAGACGCATGGGATTCCGGTGTTTTGGTTGAG TTACCAATTGGAGATAAAATTCAAACCGTGCGCTTCTTCCActgctataaaaggggagttgaCCGTGTTTTTGTTGATCACCCAATTTTCCTAGAGAAG GTGTGGGGAAAAACTGGTGGAAAAATCTATGGTCCTAAGACTGGAGACGATTACCTAGACAACCAGCTAAGGTTCAGCTTGTTGTGCCGG GCGGCTCTGGAAGCCCCAAGGGTTCTGAATCTGGAGAGCAGTGAATTTTTCTCTGGACCATATG GCGAAGATGTTGTGTTCGTTGCTAATGACTGGCACACTGCTCTGCTTCCTTGCTACTTGAAAAGTGTTTACCAGCCTAATGGTATTTACGAGAGTGCCAAG GTGGTATTCTGCATCCACAACATTGCCTACCAAGGCAGATTTTCCTTTGCAGACTATGCACTTCTCAATCTCCCAAATCAATTCAAAAGCTCTTTTGATTTTATCGATGG GTATGCCAAGCCTGTGAAAGGAAGGAAAATTAACTGGATGAAGGCTGGAATATTAGAATCAAACAAGGTCTTGACTGTGAGCCCGCATTATGCTGAAGAAGTTGTTTCAGGTGAAGACAGAGGTGTGGAATTGGATTCCTTCCTTCGCAAGACTGGCATTAAGGGAATCGTGAATGGTATGGATGTTCAAGAGTGGAATCCAGCAACCGATAAATACATCAACGTCAAATATGATGCTACAACT GTGTTGGATGCAAAGCCTGTTATCAAAGAAGCCCTGCAAGCGGAAGTTGGGTTGCCTGTGGATCGAAATATTCCCCTCATTGGCTTCATCGGGAGACTCGAAGAGCAGAAAGGTTCGGATATTCTTGCAGCGGCCATTTCTGGATTCACTGAAGATGATGTTCAGATAGTTGTTCTT GGAACTGGCAAGAAGCCAATGGAGAAGCAGCTCGAAGAGCTAGAGGTACTATACCCGGACAAAGCTCGTGGAGTGGCGAAATTCAATGTTCCCCTGGCCCATTTGATAACAGCTGGAGCTGATTTTATGATTGTCCCCAGTCGATTTGAACCCTGTGGTCTTATTCAGTTACATGCCATGCGCTATGGAACG GTTCCTATTGTTGCCTCGACTGGCGGACTGGTTGACACTGTCAAAGAAGGTTTCACAGGTTTCCATATGGGAACCTTCAGTGTTGAA TGTGAAGATGTCGATCCTGCTGATGTGGCTGCAGTTGTCAAGACTGTCAAGCGGGCCTGTGCCGTCTACAGCACGCCTGCTTTTGCAGAGATGATCAATAACTGTATGGCTCAAGACCTTTCCTGGAAG GGACCCGCAAAGGAGTGGGAGGAGGTGCTTTTGGGTCTGGAAGTTGAAGGCAGCGAGGCCGGAATTGATGGGGAGGAAATCGCTCCGCTCGCTAAGGAAAACGTGGCAACTCCTTGA
- the LOC131232689 gene encoding granule-bound starch synthase 1, chloroplastic/amyloplastic-like isoform X1 — translation MLEVVIMKSGIFIGKLICLYLQHKGGSKLKIALQKQAIQMATVSASHFISRSSHPNCGGACDMEPKSFARNGASLKSQAMSFQGLRSLNKVDLLSMRANARAVSRQARRKGLNHENARPWGVIICGSGMNIIFVGTEVAPWSKTGGLGDVLGGLPPAMAANGHRVMTISPRYDQYKDAWDSGVLVELPIGDKIQTVRFFHCYKRGVDRVFVDHPIFLEKVWGKTGGKIYGPKTGDDYLDNQLRFSLLCRAALEAPRVLNLESSEFFSGPYGEDVVFVANDWHTALLPCYLKSVYQPNGIYESAKVVFCIHNIAYQGRFSFADYALLNLPNQFKSSFDFIDGYAKPVKGRKINWMKAGILESNKVLTVSPHYAEEVVSGEDRGVELDSFLRKTGIKGIVNGMDVQEWNPATDKYINVKYDATTVLDAKPVIKEALQAEVGLPVDRNIPLIGFIGRLEEQKGSDILAAAISGFTEDDVQIVVLGTGKKPMEKQLEELEVLYPDKARGVAKFNVPLAHLITAGADFMIVPSRFEPCGLIQLHAMRYGTVPIVASTGGLVDTVKEGFTGFHMGTFSVECEDVDPADVAAVVKTVKRACAVYSTPAFAEMINNCMAQDLSWKGPAKEWEEVLLGLEVEGSEAGIDGEEIAPLAKENVATP, via the exons ATGCTTGAAGTTGTAATCATGAAAAGTGGGATTTTCATCGGGAAATTGATATGCCTTTATTTACAGCACAAAGGGGGTTCTAAATTAAAGATTGCCTTACAAA AACAAGCAATTCAAATGGCAACAGTCAGTGCCTCCCACTTCATATCGAGAAGCTCCCATCCTAACTGTGGAGGAGCATGTGATATGGAGCCAAAATCATTTGCAAGAAATGGAGCATCCCTGAAGAGCCAAGCCATGTCTTTCCAGGGGTTAAGGTCTCTGAATAAAGTGGATCTGTTAAGCATGCGAGCCAATGCAAGAGCAGTGTCCAGACAAGCTCGGAGGAAGGGGTTGAATCATGAGAATGCCAGACCATGGGGAGTCATCATATGTGGAAGTGGAATGAACATTATCTTTGTAGGGACAGAGGTAGCTCCATGGAGCAAAACTGGGGGACTTGGTGATGTTCTTGGAGGACTGCCCCCAGCCATGGCG GCCAATGGACATCGGGTCATGACAATCTCTCCACGGTACGATCAGTACAAAGACGCATGGGATTCCGGTGTTTTGGTTGAG TTACCAATTGGAGATAAAATTCAAACCGTGCGCTTCTTCCActgctataaaaggggagttgaCCGTGTTTTTGTTGATCACCCAATTTTCCTAGAGAAG GTGTGGGGAAAAACTGGTGGAAAAATCTATGGTCCTAAGACTGGAGACGATTACCTAGACAACCAGCTAAGGTTCAGCTTGTTGTGCCGG GCGGCTCTGGAAGCCCCAAGGGTTCTGAATCTGGAGAGCAGTGAATTTTTCTCTGGACCATATG GCGAAGATGTTGTGTTCGTTGCTAATGACTGGCACACTGCTCTGCTTCCTTGCTACTTGAAAAGTGTTTACCAGCCTAATGGTATTTACGAGAGTGCCAAG GTGGTATTCTGCATCCACAACATTGCCTACCAAGGCAGATTTTCCTTTGCAGACTATGCACTTCTCAATCTCCCAAATCAATTCAAAAGCTCTTTTGATTTTATCGATGG GTATGCCAAGCCTGTGAAAGGAAGGAAAATTAACTGGATGAAGGCTGGAATATTAGAATCAAACAAGGTCTTGACTGTGAGCCCGCATTATGCTGAAGAAGTTGTTTCAGGTGAAGACAGAGGTGTGGAATTGGATTCCTTCCTTCGCAAGACTGGCATTAAGGGAATCGTGAATGGTATGGATGTTCAAGAGTGGAATCCAGCAACCGATAAATACATCAACGTCAAATATGATGCTACAACT GTGTTGGATGCAAAGCCTGTTATCAAAGAAGCCCTGCAAGCGGAAGTTGGGTTGCCTGTGGATCGAAATATTCCCCTCATTGGCTTCATCGGGAGACTCGAAGAGCAGAAAGGTTCGGATATTCTTGCAGCGGCCATTTCTGGATTCACTGAAGATGATGTTCAGATAGTTGTTCTT GGAACTGGCAAGAAGCCAATGGAGAAGCAGCTCGAAGAGCTAGAGGTACTATACCCGGACAAAGCTCGTGGAGTGGCGAAATTCAATGTTCCCCTGGCCCATTTGATAACAGCTGGAGCTGATTTTATGATTGTCCCCAGTCGATTTGAACCCTGTGGTCTTATTCAGTTACATGCCATGCGCTATGGAACG GTTCCTATTGTTGCCTCGACTGGCGGACTGGTTGACACTGTCAAAGAAGGTTTCACAGGTTTCCATATGGGAACCTTCAGTGTTGAA TGTGAAGATGTCGATCCTGCTGATGTGGCTGCAGTTGTCAAGACTGTCAAGCGGGCCTGTGCCGTCTACAGCACGCCTGCTTTTGCAGAGATGATCAATAACTGTATGGCTCAAGACCTTTCCTGGAAG GGACCCGCAAAGGAGTGGGAGGAGGTGCTTTTGGGTCTGGAAGTTGAAGGCAGCGAGGCCGGAATTGATGGGGAGGAAATCGCTCCGCTCGCTAAGGAAAACGTGGCAACTCCTTGA